One window from the genome of Epinephelus moara isolate mb chromosome 5, YSFRI_EMoa_1.0, whole genome shotgun sequence encodes:
- the zgc:195282 gene encoding cysteine-rich protein 1, translating to MVGYCPICGKPVYFGEKKRSLGRDYHPLCLKCQKCNRQLTAGQHAEYDEKPYCSHCYLKMFGPRGNR from the exons ATGGTAGGCTACTGTCCAATCTGTGGGAAGCCCGTCTACTTTG GTGAGAAGAAGAGGTCCTTAGGGAGGGACTACCACCCTCTTTGTCTCAAGTGCCAAAAGTGCAACAGACAACTCACAGCTGGACAACATGCTGAG TATGATGAGAAGCCATACTGCTCACACTGCTACCTGAAGATGTTTGGGCCAAGAG GTAACAGGTGA